From Paenibacillus sp. PL2-23:
CCTCCACCATTCTAGCGTATATTTTGGAACGGCTGTCCTCCTGCTGCATGTCGATAAAATCAATAATAATGATGCCTCCGACGTCCCTGACGCGCAGCAGCCTGGAGATCAGCTCCGCTGCCTCCAGATTCGTCCGGAAGACGGTATCCTCCAGGTTATTCGTCCCGGTATATTTCCCTGTATTGACATCAATGACGGTTAACGCCTCGGTCTCCTCCCAGATCAGATACCCTCCGCTGGACATCGGCACCCGTCTGGAGAACGCTTCGTCCATCTGCTCCGACACTCTGAACTCCTGGAACAAGCCGACGGAGCCGCCCTTGTACAGCCGCAGCCGCTCCTTGAGCGCGGGCGCCATGCTCTGGAGCAGCTTCTTGGCTTCGTTGAAGACGGGGCTGCTGTCGATCCAGATCTCATCGATATCTCTTGTCAGCGTATCCCGAACAGCCCGGTGCAGCAGACCCGCCTCGCTGTGAAGCATCGCAGGCGCGCGAACCTCGGAGGCTCTCGCCGATATGGCTTCCCACAGCTCCCGCAGCATATGCACGTCCGACTCCAGCGCTGCCGCATCCTCCCCTTCAGCGGCGGTTCTCATAATAATGCCTTCTTCCTCCCGCCGCAGCCGCTCCCCGATGGATCGAAGCCTCTCCCGCTCCGCATCTCCGTTAATACGCTTGGAGACGCCAACATAATCGGCCCGAGGCATATACACCAGCCACCTGCCCGCCAGATTGAAGTGCGTCGTCACGCGCGCACCCTTGCCGCCAAGCTGATCCTTCACCACCTGCACGATAATATCCTGCCCGCTCCGAGCGAGCTCTGTCACCGAGGGCTTCTGCTTGGGCTGCTTCTCCGCATTGGGATGCAGCATGTCATCTATGTAAAGAAAGGCGTTTTTGCCCAGTCCAATATCAACGAAGGCGGCTTCCATGCCGGGAAGCACATTCATCACTCGTCCCTTGTACACATTGCCGACGAGACTTGCGCCGCCGGAACGCTCCATAAAAAACTCCACAAGCTTGCCGTCTTGCAGCACGGCTGTCTGCAAAGCGTCACCATCCACATGCATCAGCATCTGCTTCATCTTGTACGTTTCCTCCGCTCGTGTGGTTTTTCTCTATTTTAACCCAAAAGCTCGTTCACTGCACGGTGGGGATTTCGTCCAGACAAGCAGCCCTCCACAATAAGCCCCTCCGGGATAACCTGCAAGCCGGACGCGGCAGGAGCGACTATATAGATGAGATGGTAGCAGTCTCTGCTGAACAGCCTTGCTACGGATAAGACGGATTGCTTGCCGCTGACGACAAGCGGCTTGACCTTGCGCGTCATATCGGGATCAGGTGCCGGCAATTGCTCGCGGTGAGTCAGGAAGCGATAGAACAGAAACGGAATATGGCGATGATACGTCCAGTTGGAGGCCAGCAAAAACGACCCTACAATAAGCAAATTAAGCTGAAGGCCTCCGCCCTCCATCAAGAGGGGGAGGAACGCGCTGACTAGCATGGCGATGCTTAACGCGATGCTGATCCGAGCCGTAATGATCAGCATGCGATAATAGTTGAACAGGTAGCTGAGCAGAGCTTGAAGAAGCTTGCCTCCGTCCAGCGGATGAATGGGGAGCAGGTTGAACAACGCAATCATCGCGTTGGCGCCGGCTACGTATTGCCCCCAATCGCGGTCCCAGATGCCGAGCTCGCCGAACGCCCAGGCCAGCAGTCCCATCCACACGTTCTGTAGCGGCCCGGCAATAGCGACAAGCGCTTCTTCCTTGGCGCTGATCCCCCCGGAATCCTCGACCTCCGCAACGCCGCCGAACGGAAGCAGCTTCACCTCGCGAATTCGCCAGCCCAAGCCCCGGGCGACAATCACATGGCCAAGCTCATGGACCAGCACGATCATAAACAAGGTGAGCAGCTCAGCAAAATATCCCGTCATTGCCGAAGCCAGCATCACGACAACGAACAGTGGATGTATGGACCAGCGTATGCCCCGCCATTTAATCAAGCGGTATCACGTCCAGCGGATCTACATATCGATCATTTTGTTTGACGGCGAACAGAAGAAAGCTTTGATCGCCATACACCGCCGTCTGCAGGCTTCCAATCGGCTGACCGGCCTCCACCCAATCATTGACCGATACGCTGGCCGACGCCAGCTTGCCATAAATCGTGATGCGGTCATTCGCGTGCTGAATCAGCACGCTGTCCCCTTGTTCCGTTACCTGAATCACTCGGCCGGT
This genomic window contains:
- a CDS encoding M50 family metallopeptidase, giving the protein MIKWRGIRWSIHPLFVVVMLASAMTGYFAELLTLFMIVLVHELGHVIVARGLGWRIREVKLLPFGGVAEVEDSGGISAKEEALVAIAGPLQNVWMGLLAWAFGELGIWDRDWGQYVAGANAMIALFNLLPIHPLDGGKLLQALLSYLFNYYRMLIITARISIALSIAMLVSAFLPLLMEGGGLQLNLLIVGSFLLASNWTYHRHIPFLFYRFLTHREQLPAPDPDMTRKVKPLVVSGKQSVLSVARLFSRDCYHLIYIVAPAASGLQVIPEGLIVEGCLSGRNPHRAVNELLG
- a CDS encoding Rne/Rng family ribonuclease, whose protein sequence is MKQMLMHVDGDALQTAVLQDGKLVEFFMERSGGASLVGNVYKGRVMNVLPGMEAAFVDIGLGKNAFLYIDDMLHPNAEKQPKQKPSVTELARSGQDIIVQVVKDQLGGKGARVTTHFNLAGRWLVYMPRADYVGVSKRINGDAERERLRSIGERLRREEEGIIMRTAAEGEDAAALESDVHMLRELWEAISARASEVRAPAMLHSEAGLLHRAVRDTLTRDIDEIWIDSSPVFNEAKKLLQSMAPALKERLRLYKGGSVGLFQEFRVSEQMDEAFSRRVPMSSGGYLIWEETEALTVIDVNTGKYTGTNNLEDTVFRTNLEAAELISRLLRVRDVGGIIIIDFIDMQQEDSRSKIYARMVEETRRDGTKCTIVGWTKLGLMELTRKKARDNVSRQLGEVCKVCGRSSAPDRTSR